The Haemophilus parainfluenzae genome window below encodes:
- a CDS encoding NAD(P)H-dependent oxidoreductase codes for MNHLILFAHPNSQKSFGRAIVDRIVKASQQLGVETHLRDLYTMEFNPIISFEELQSANKGIIPAEIQQEHEFIRQADLITMVYPLWWMGFPAMLKGYLDRVLSHGFAYKTENGESKGLLQGKAMQQFITIGSSVAKYQEYGVDKSLNHCLINGLFNYCGIENVDYTLFGDIHIIDDAARQAMLDEAAEKTTAKLTALLAQS; via the coding sequence ATGAATCATTTAATTCTTTTTGCGCATCCAAATAGTCAAAAAAGTTTTGGTCGTGCCATCGTGGATCGCATTGTAAAAGCAAGCCAACAGCTTGGTGTTGAAACCCATTTGCGCGATCTTTACACCATGGAATTTAATCCGATTATTTCCTTTGAAGAATTACAATCGGCCAATAAAGGGATTATTCCGGCAGAAATTCAGCAAGAGCATGAGTTTATTCGCCAAGCAGATTTGATTACGATGGTTTATCCTTTATGGTGGATGGGCTTTCCTGCAATGCTGAAAGGCTATTTGGATCGTGTATTAAGTCATGGTTTTGCTTATAAAACAGAAAATGGTGAATCCAAAGGTCTGCTTCAAGGTAAAGCGATGCAGCAATTTATCACCATAGGGAGTAGCGTAGCAAAATATCAAGAATACGGAGTCGATAAATCCCTTAATCATTGTTTGATCAATGGTTTATTTAATTATTGCGGTATCGAGAATGTGGATTACACTTTGTTCGGTGATATTCATATTATCGATGATGCCGCTCGCCAAGCGATGCTTGACGAAGCCGCCGAAAAAACAACGGCAAAATTGACCGCACTTTTAGCTCAATCTTGA
- a CDS encoding molecular chaperone, with protein MSETQVNNFSLISRLFGNLFYRSPTDPILSGVFDWLQQQGLSQVWALSTDKESEAAIDNLQMKIDLTLLEQEYQKLFGPNGNVPTAISSYDMDVQRFVDFRHTRNVPEAENVDHFALLLLTASWLEDNTESLSAQQDLFGDFLLPCAAKFLTQVETYATLPFYRSLAYLTREILAAMADELEEGE; from the coding sequence ATGTCAGAAACTCAAGTGAATAATTTTTCTTTAATAAGCCGTCTATTTGGCAATTTATTTTATCGCAGCCCTACGGATCCAATTTTGAGTGGGGTATTTGATTGGCTGCAGCAACAAGGTTTAAGTCAAGTGTGGGCACTTTCTACGGATAAAGAAAGCGAAGCGGCCATTGATAATTTACAAATGAAAATTGATTTAACGTTGCTTGAGCAAGAATATCAAAAATTGTTTGGTCCAAATGGTAACGTACCAACGGCTATTTCAAGTTATGATATGGATGTGCAACGTTTTGTGGATTTTCGTCATACCCGTAATGTGCCGGAAGCCGAGAATGTGGATCATTTCGCCTTGTTATTACTTACAGCATCTTGGCTAGAAGACAATACGGAATCGCTATCTGCTCAACAAGATTTATTCGGTGATTTTCTCTTGCCTTGTGCAGCGAAATTCTTAACCCAAGTGGAAACTTATGCAACGCTTCCTTTCTATCGTTCATTGGCGTATTTAACCCGTGAAATTCTTGCGGCAATGGCTGATGAGTTGGAGGAAGGCGAGTAG
- the gyrA gene encoding DNA topoisomerase (ATP-hydrolyzing) subunit A — MTDSIHSSITPVNIEEELKSSYLDYAMSVIVGRALPDVRDGLKPVHRRVLFSMDQSGITAGKKYVKSARVVGDVIGKYHPHGDSAVYDTIVRMAQPFSLRYMLVDGQGNFGSIDGDAPAAMRYTEVRMQKITQALLTDLDKETVNFSPNYDGELMIPDVLPTRIPALLANGSSGIAVGMATNIPPHNLNEVLDGCLAYIDNENITIDELMQYIPGPDFPTAALINGRKGIEEAYRTGRGKVYVRARASVETTEKGKEQIIVTELPYQVNKAKLVEKIAELIKDKKIEGISNIIDLSNKEGIRIEIDIKRDAVGEVVLNHLYALTQMQVTFGINMVALDHGQPRLFNLKQIIEAFVMHRREVVIRRSLFELRKARERTHILEGLAVATSNIDEIIDIIRQSKERKEAAEKLISRPWKLNNEILGLLDAAARPAELAAEFGIQGSDYYLSPEQVDAILELRLHRLTGLATEEVINEYKELLVKIAELLHIINSPERLMEVIREELEQVRAQFADERRTEITAASGDIDLEDLIAQEDVVVTLSHEGYVKYQPLTDYEAQRRGGKGKSATKMKDEDFIEKLLVANTHDTILCFSSRGRLYWLKVYQLPQASRGARGRPIVNILPLQENERITAILPISAYEEDKFVIMATAGGIVKKIALTEFSRPRSSGIIALNLRDEDELIGVDITDGSNEIMLFSSQGRVVRFAESAVRAMGRLATGVRGIKLALTNDIADDESAVEIEEVSDDNAEETLDLNIDKVVSLVVPKNDGAILTATQNGYGKRTQLSEYPTKSRNTKGVISIKVSERNGKVVAATQVEETDQIMLITDAGTLVRTRVSEVSIVGRNTQGVRLIRTAEDEHVVSLERVCDVDDEDEGTEDVTSEE, encoded by the coding sequence ATGACGGATTCAATCCATTCCTCTATTACCCCAGTCAATATTGAAGAAGAACTCAAATCTTCTTACCTTGACTACGCCATGTCGGTGATTGTTGGGCGTGCTTTGCCCGACGTACGTGACGGTTTAAAACCAGTGCATCGACGTGTGCTTTTCTCCATGGATCAATCTGGCATCACTGCCGGCAAAAAATACGTAAAATCTGCCCGTGTGGTAGGTGATGTAATCGGTAAATATCACCCGCACGGTGATTCTGCGGTGTATGACACCATTGTGCGTATGGCACAGCCGTTCTCATTGCGCTACATGTTGGTAGATGGGCAAGGTAACTTCGGTTCAATCGACGGTGACGCACCTGCGGCAATGCGTTATACCGAAGTCCGTATGCAAAAAATCACCCAAGCGTTATTAACTGACTTGGATAAAGAAACCGTGAATTTCTCGCCAAACTATGATGGCGAATTAATGATTCCGGATGTATTACCAACCCGTATTCCTGCACTTTTAGCGAATGGTTCTTCCGGTATCGCGGTAGGGATGGCAACGAACATTCCACCACACAACTTAAATGAAGTTTTAGATGGCTGCTTGGCTTATATTGATAACGAAAACATCACCATTGATGAATTAATGCAATATATCCCAGGCCCAGACTTCCCGACAGCGGCATTAATTAATGGCCGTAAAGGGATTGAAGAAGCTTATCGCACGGGTCGCGGCAAAGTGTATGTTCGCGCTCGTGCTAGCGTAGAAACCACTGAGAAAGGCAAAGAGCAAATCATTGTAACCGAATTGCCTTATCAGGTGAACAAAGCCAAATTAGTGGAAAAAATTGCGGAGCTTATCAAAGATAAAAAAATCGAAGGCATCAGCAATATTATCGACCTTTCGAACAAAGAAGGGATCCGCATTGAAATCGACATCAAACGTGATGCTGTGGGCGAAGTAGTTTTAAATCACCTCTATGCCCTTACTCAAATGCAGGTGACCTTCGGGATCAACATGGTGGCCTTGGATCACGGTCAACCACGTTTATTCAACTTAAAACAAATCATTGAAGCCTTTGTGATGCACCGTCGCGAAGTGGTGATTCGCCGTTCTTTATTTGAATTGCGTAAAGCCCGCGAGCGTACCCATATTTTAGAAGGTTTAGCGGTTGCAACATCAAATATCGATGAAATCATCGACATCATCCGCCAATCAAAAGAGCGTAAAGAGGCGGCAGAAAAATTAATCTCTCGCCCTTGGAAACTGAATAACGAAATTTTAGGCTTGCTTGATGCGGCGGCACGTCCGGCTGAATTAGCGGCTGAATTTGGTATTCAAGGTTCTGATTACTACCTTTCTCCAGAACAAGTTGATGCAATCTTAGAACTTCGCTTGCACCGTTTAACTGGTCTTGCTACCGAAGAAGTGATCAATGAATACAAAGAGTTATTGGTTAAAATTGCAGAACTTCTTCACATCATCAATAGCCCTGAGCGCTTGATGGAAGTAATTCGTGAAGAACTTGAACAAGTACGTGCACAATTCGCCGATGAACGTCGTACTGAAATTACTGCCGCTTCCGGTGATATTGATTTAGAAGATTTAATCGCTCAAGAAGATGTGGTAGTGACCCTTTCTCACGAAGGTTATGTGAAATATCAACCGCTTACCGACTACGAAGCACAACGTCGTGGTGGTAAAGGTAAATCTGCAACGAAGATGAAAGATGAAGACTTCATTGAAAAACTCTTAGTGGCGAATACTCACGATACGATTCTCTGCTTCTCGAGCCGTGGCCGTTTATATTGGTTGAAAGTCTATCAATTACCACAAGCTAGCCGTGGCGCACGCGGTCGTCCAATTGTCAATATTCTACCGTTACAAGAAAACGAGCGTATCACCGCAATCTTGCCAATCTCTGCTTATGAAGAAGATAAATTCGTTATCATGGCAACGGCTGGCGGTATTGTGAAGAAAATTGCGCTCACCGAATTCAGCCGTCCACGTTCAAGCGGTATCATCGCCTTGAACTTACGTGATGAAGATGAATTAATCGGTGTGGATATCACCGACGGTTCTAACGAAATCATGTTGTTCTCTTCGCAAGGTCGCGTAGTGCGTTTCGCTGAAAGTGCAGTACGTGCAATGGGTCGTTTAGCAACAGGTGTACGCGGTATTAAACTTGCCCTTACTAATGATATCGCTGACGATGAAAGTGCGGTCGAAATTGAAGAGGTTTCTGACGATAATGCAGAAGAAACACTCGATCTCAACATCGATAAAGTGGTTTCCTTAGTTGTACCGAAAAATGATGGTGCAATTCTTACCGCGACGCAAAACGGTTATGGTAAACGCACGCAATTAAGCGAGTACCCAACCAAATCGCGTAATACCAAAGGGGTGATTTCGATTAAAGTGAGCGAACGTAACGGTAAAGTCGTTGCCGCGACACAAGTAGAAGAAACCGACCAAATTATGCTTATTACCGATGCCGGTACCTTAGTACGTACTCGTGTAAGTGAAGTAAGTATCGTTGGCCGTAACACCCAAGGGGTTCGTTTAATTCGCACCGCAGAAGATGAACACGTAGTCAGTCTTGAACGTGTTTGTGATGTGGATGATGAAGACGAAGGCACTGAAGATGTGACTTCTGAAGAATAA
- the ycaO gene encoding 30S ribosomal protein S12 methylthiotransferase accessory factor YcaO encodes MTEQTFILGKDAALEDSISKFQQKLTALGFNIEEASWLNPVPNVWSVHIRDKDCPQCFSNGKGASKKAALASALGEYFERLSTNYFFADFYLGQEIANGDFVHYPTEKWFPIEDEALLPLGILDDYLWDYFDPNQELTPELLVDLQSGNYDRGIVAMPYVRQSDQETVYIPQSIIANLYVSNGMSAGNTKNEAQVQGLSEVFERYVKNRIIAEAISLPEIPKSVMNRYPSIQASIAKLEEEGFPIYAFDASLGGKYPVICVVLLNPNNGTCFASFGAHPNFQVALERTVTELLQGRSLKDLDVFSPPSFNNDDVAEHANLETHFIDSSGLISWDLFKNTPDYEFVDWDFSGSTQEEYENLMAIFNAEEKEVYIMDYNHLDVYACRIIVPGMSDIYPADDLIYANNNMGMDWREILLELPHHHHDAETYEELLAELDEQDIDDATRVREFIGIVAPKASGWTTLRVGELKSMLYLALGELELALDWANWTMNMNSSVFTPERVNYYRALISIIELHLDNTRDPQQYRTVFERMYGKEAVQQAWAAVAEKGNPFYNLPASDETLENFKEHQALLGAYAKLQKAKRENWK; translated from the coding sequence ATGACCGAACAAACATTTATTCTAGGCAAAGATGCCGCACTTGAAGACAGTATTTCAAAATTTCAACAAAAATTGACCGCACTTGGTTTCAATATCGAAGAAGCCTCTTGGCTTAATCCTGTGCCAAATGTATGGTCTGTACACATTCGTGATAAAGATTGCCCACAATGTTTTTCTAACGGTAAAGGCGCGAGCAAAAAAGCCGCATTAGCGTCTGCATTAGGTGAATATTTCGAACGTCTTTCCACCAACTATTTCTTTGCTGATTTCTATTTAGGGCAAGAGATTGCCAATGGCGATTTCGTCCATTATCCCACTGAAAAATGGTTTCCTATTGAAGATGAAGCCCTTTTACCTCTAGGGATTTTAGATGATTACTTATGGGATTATTTCGATCCAAATCAAGAACTAACCCCTGAATTGCTTGTAGATCTGCAATCTGGTAATTACGATCGCGGTATTGTCGCGATGCCTTATGTGCGTCAATCCGATCAAGAAACCGTCTATATTCCACAAAGTATCATTGCGAATTTATACGTATCTAACGGAATGTCTGCCGGTAACACAAAAAATGAAGCTCAAGTGCAAGGGCTTTCAGAAGTTTTTGAACGTTACGTAAAAAATCGCATTATTGCAGAAGCAATCAGTCTTCCTGAAATTCCAAAATCCGTGATGAATCGCTATCCATCTATTCAAGCCTCTATTGCAAAATTAGAGGAAGAAGGCTTCCCTATTTATGCCTTTGATGCGTCACTAGGTGGCAAATATCCTGTCATTTGTGTGGTATTACTCAACCCAAATAACGGCACTTGCTTTGCTTCTTTTGGTGCACATCCAAACTTCCAAGTGGCATTAGAGCGTACCGTAACGGAGCTTTTACAAGGTCGCAGCTTAAAAGATCTCGATGTATTCTCTCCTCCATCATTCAATAATGATGATGTGGCGGAGCATGCTAACCTTGAAACACACTTTATTGATTCTAGCGGTTTAATTTCTTGGGATTTATTTAAAAATACGCCAGATTATGAATTTGTAGATTGGGATTTCTCAGGTTCAACGCAAGAAGAATATGAAAACTTGATGGCAATCTTTAATGCAGAGGAAAAAGAAGTCTATATCATGGATTACAACCATTTAGACGTTTACGCTTGTCGCATTATCGTACCAGGCATGTCTGATATCTATCCTGCTGATGACCTCATTTATGCCAATAATAATATGGGTATGGACTGGCGTGAGATCTTATTGGAGCTACCACACCATCATCATGATGCTGAAACTTATGAAGAATTATTAGCAGAATTAGATGAGCAAGATATTGATGATGCTACACGCGTTCGCGAATTTATCGGTATCGTTGCACCAAAAGCAAGCGGTTGGACAACATTACGTGTTGGTGAACTGAAATCCATGCTTTACTTAGCATTAGGTGAATTAGAATTAGCCTTAGATTGGGCAAACTGGACGATGAATATGAATAGCTCTGTGTTTACGCCTGAGCGTGTGAATTACTATCGTGCCTTAATCAGTATTATTGAATTGCATTTAGACAATACTCGCGATCCACAACAATATCGCACTGTATTTGAAAGAATGTATGGCAAAGAAGCCGTTCAACAAGCTTGGGCTGCGGTGGCTGAAAAGGGTAACCCGTTCTATAACTTGCCAGCCAGCGATGAAACGCTTGAAAACTTCAAAGAACACCAAGCTTTACTTGGTGCCTATGCTAAACTACAAAAAGCCAAACGAGAAAATTGGAAATAG
- a CDS encoding YegP family protein, with translation MAQGFYELKVAKDGQFMFNLKAANGQVILTSELYKTKASAENGIASVQKNGVDAKNFEYRVAKNDKPYFILKAANHQEIGRSQYYSSQAAAEKGVESVMNNASSAVIKEVTE, from the coding sequence ATGGCTCAAGGATTTTATGAATTAAAAGTGGCTAAAGACGGACAATTTATGTTCAACTTAAAAGCAGCAAACGGACAAGTTATTTTAACTAGCGAACTTTATAAAACAAAAGCATCAGCTGAAAACGGCATTGCATCAGTGCAAAAAAATGGTGTGGATGCGAAAAACTTTGAATATCGCGTAGCGAAAAATGACAAACCTTACTTCATTTTAAAAGCGGCTAACCATCAAGAAATTGGCCGTAGCCAATATTATTCTTCTCAAGCTGCAGCAGAAAAAGGCGTTGAGTCTGTAATGAATAATGCATCTTCTGCAGTAATCAAAGAAGTGACAGAATAA
- a CDS encoding class I SAM-dependent methyltransferase, which translates to MKIGLTLNWKAKWYKPLLSPESWQALPQGEAYCNVLTHYFTQWTPKILGYQVLKVGALSGEIAFDLPLRHQIVLAEKTAHFPTALLNESDSLLQASPLTLPFIEKEMDACLLANTLNFAQDPHQILREAHRVLKDDGWIFITLFNPLSPLLFKPKLGEFKFRQYATWRVVDWLSLLNFDVIAEERLSIKQENSSLCSPLTVIVAQKRTYPLTLNPEKARSKMPAFLEPASAFKEIRTE; encoded by the coding sequence ATGAAAATAGGATTAACATTGAATTGGAAAGCCAAATGGTACAAACCACTTCTTTCACCTGAAAGTTGGCAAGCGTTACCACAAGGTGAAGCCTATTGTAACGTATTAACACATTATTTTACCCAATGGACACCAAAAATTTTAGGCTATCAAGTTCTGAAAGTCGGTGCCTTAAGTGGCGAAATTGCCTTTGACTTGCCTTTACGTCATCAAATTGTGTTAGCTGAAAAAACAGCGCATTTTCCTACCGCACTTTTAAATGAAAGTGATAGCTTGCTCCAAGCATCGCCATTAACCTTGCCTTTTATTGAAAAAGAAATGGATGCCTGCTTATTGGCAAACACCTTAAATTTTGCGCAAGATCCTCATCAAATATTGCGTGAAGCACATCGTGTTTTAAAGGATGACGGTTGGATTTTCATCACGTTATTTAATCCGCTGAGTCCCTTGCTTTTCAAACCGAAATTAGGCGAGTTTAAGTTCCGACAATATGCTACTTGGCGAGTGGTTGACTGGCTATCATTATTAAATTTTGATGTGATTGCAGAAGAAAGACTATCCATAAAGCAAGAGAATAGCTCGCTCTGCTCTCCGCTCACTGTGATCGTTGCCCAAAAACGAACTTATCCCTTAACACTGAATCCGGAGAAAGCGCGATCAAAAATGCCGGCGTTTTTAGAGCCGGCAAGTGCATTTAAAGAAATCAGAACAGAATAA
- the gloB gene encoding hydroxyacylglutathione hydrolase, whose product MLVPIPALNDNYIWLYRRENFPVIVIDIPEIPRLIPYLESNKLDVEAVLLTHNHDDHVQGVAEFKQYYPNVPVFGPTECANKGATNIVDSGVINTAHYHIEVLPSGGHTAGHVSYLVDGHLFCGDALFSGGCGRVFTGNFAQMFESMQRFNQLPDETVVCPAHEYTLGNLAFAETILADKSAVENQRVLVERYRAEGKPSLPTTIGLEKQINPFLQAKNLDEFTQWRLAKDKF is encoded by the coding sequence ATGCTAGTTCCTATTCCTGCACTCAATGATAACTATATTTGGCTTTATAGACGAGAAAATTTCCCCGTAATTGTGATCGATATCCCAGAAATACCCCGTTTAATTCCGTATTTAGAATCGAATAAGTTAGACGTAGAGGCGGTGTTATTAACCCATAATCATGATGATCATGTGCAAGGTGTCGCGGAGTTTAAGCAATATTATCCTAATGTGCCTGTTTTCGGTCCAACAGAATGTGCAAATAAAGGGGCAACCAATATCGTGGATAGTGGTGTGATTAATACGGCACATTATCATATTGAAGTTTTGCCAAGCGGTGGTCATACGGCAGGGCATGTCAGCTATTTGGTGGATGGGCATCTATTTTGCGGCGATGCGTTATTTTCTGGTGGTTGTGGACGCGTGTTCACGGGAAATTTTGCTCAAATGTTTGAATCTATGCAGCGTTTTAACCAATTACCAGATGAAACCGTGGTTTGCCCGGCTCATGAATATACGCTGGGTAATTTAGCTTTTGCGGAAACCATATTGGCGGATAAAAGTGCGGTTGAAAATCAACGTGTTTTGGTGGAACGTTATCGTGCGGAGGGAAAACCGAGTTTGCCAACAACAATTGGATTAGAGAAACAAATTAACCCGTTTTTACAAGCAAAAAATTTAGACGAATTTACACAATGGCGTTTAGCGAAAGATAAGTTTTAA
- the hemA gene encoding glutamyl-tRNA reductase: MTLLVLGINHKTASVAVREKVAFSEEKRQLALQQIHQQDLAESAVILSTCNRTEIYLHHRQISPQECKQWQTNCTNWFANIHQLSVDELNKSIYTHRNQQAANHLMRVACGLDSLILGEPQILGQVKQAFQISEDYYQAANIPLSSTLSRLFQKTFATAKRVRTETNIGESAVSVAYAACSLARQIFESLRELQILLVGAGETIELVSRHLLRHGVKKLMIANRTLSRAEQLVETLASNTPIEVYSLDELQTPLNQADIVISSTGSPNVLITKAMAEIAEKARQFKPTLMVDIAVPRDIDENVSELESVYHYTVDDLQDIIQRNLSQREQASEQAQDIITQECTDFFEWLKVHQFSNLIRHYRDEAENTRQELLEKALHQIQQGENAEKILQELSYKLTNKLIHAPTQTMQAMMKSGNAEGLHAFSNALHLTHPLNEKND, translated from the coding sequence ATGACCCTTCTTGTTCTTGGCATTAATCATAAAACAGCTTCTGTCGCTGTTCGTGAGAAAGTCGCTTTTTCTGAAGAAAAGCGGCAGCTTGCCTTACAACAAATTCACCAACAAGATTTGGCAGAAAGTGCGGTTATTCTTTCTACCTGTAACCGTACAGAGATTTATCTCCACCATCGTCAAATTTCACCCCAAGAGTGTAAGCAATGGCAAACGAACTGTACAAATTGGTTTGCTAATATTCATCAGCTTTCTGTCGATGAATTAAATAAAAGTATTTACACACATCGAAATCAACAAGCTGCAAATCATTTAATGCGCGTGGCATGTGGTTTGGATTCATTAATTTTGGGTGAGCCGCAAATTTTAGGACAGGTGAAACAAGCTTTCCAAATCAGTGAAGATTATTATCAAGCGGCGAATATTCCGCTTTCAAGCACGCTTTCTCGTTTGTTCCAAAAAACCTTTGCTACAGCAAAACGTGTACGCACTGAAACCAATATTGGTGAAAGTGCTGTATCGGTAGCTTATGCAGCTTGTAGTTTGGCACGTCAGATTTTTGAATCTTTACGTGAATTACAAATTTTGCTCGTTGGGGCAGGGGAAACCATTGAATTGGTAAGCCGTCATTTATTACGCCACGGTGTAAAAAAATTGATGATTGCTAACCGCACTTTATCTCGCGCTGAACAGTTGGTAGAGACTTTAGCCTCCAATACGCCGATTGAAGTCTATTCTCTCGATGAGTTGCAAACACCGTTAAATCAAGCCGATATTGTCATCAGCTCAACAGGTAGTCCGAATGTTTTAATCACCAAAGCAATGGCTGAAATTGCGGAAAAAGCACGCCAATTTAAACCGACTTTGATGGTGGATATTGCGGTGCCACGCGATATTGATGAAAACGTCTCGGAATTAGAAAGTGTGTATCATTACACCGTAGATGATTTGCAAGATATTATTCAACGCAATCTTTCTCAACGTGAGCAAGCATCAGAGCAAGCACAGGACATCATCACACAAGAATGCACGGATTTCTTTGAGTGGTTGAAGGTTCATCAGTTCTCCAATTTGATTCGTCATTATCGTGATGAAGCGGAGAATACTCGCCAAGAATTACTCGAAAAAGCCTTACACCAAATTCAACAAGGTGAGAATGCTGAAAAAATTCTGCAAGAATTGAGTTATAAATTAACGAATAAACTCATTCATGCGCCAACCCAAACCATGCAAGCCATGATGAAATCCGGTAATGCGGAAGGCTTGCACGCCTTTTCAAATGCTTTGCATTTAACCCATCCTTTAAATGAAAAAAACGATTAG
- a CDS encoding phosphodiester glycosidase family protein → MKKTIRFLAALLGSSSLLMSVSALAEYRTFNDGNITYGIFQAKPEEVQLHWKDAEGNDYQSLTRLKNALEDSYNVKMVMNAGIYSMNNEPAGLWIEQGKELNALNTKAGKGNFHVQPNGVFAIAGNKPYILTTAAYQKSKLKPDFALQSGPMLIIHGKMNPQFRASLESYHKRNAVCLTKQNELLFLMTIKGEPNLYSLSQGLLKIGCHDALYLDGTISNWYIPGQFNTLHWKRFVGMISVLDVNKK, encoded by the coding sequence ATGAAAAAAACGATTAGATTTTTGGCCGCACTTTTAGGTAGCTCATCGCTATTGATGAGTGTGTCAGCCCTAGCTGAATATCGAACCTTTAATGATGGCAATATTACTTACGGGATTTTCCAAGCTAAACCTGAAGAAGTGCAGCTACATTGGAAAGATGCTGAAGGTAACGATTATCAAAGTTTAACGCGTCTCAAAAATGCCTTAGAAGATAGCTATAACGTGAAAATGGTCATGAATGCAGGCATTTATAGCATGAATAATGAGCCTGCAGGGTTATGGATTGAGCAAGGAAAAGAGCTCAATGCGTTAAATACAAAAGCAGGCAAAGGTAATTTCCATGTGCAGCCTAATGGGGTATTCGCCATTGCTGGAAATAAACCCTACATTTTAACAACAGCTGCGTATCAAAAAAGCAAACTCAAGCCAGACTTTGCGTTGCAATCAGGCCCGATGTTAATTATTCATGGAAAAATGAATCCGCAATTTCGAGCAAGCTTAGAAAGCTATCATAAGCGTAATGCAGTGTGTTTGACGAAACAGAATGAACTGTTGTTTTTGATGACGATAAAAGGTGAACCTAACCTTTATAGCTTAAGCCAAGGTTTGCTGAAAATAGGTTGTCATGACGCCTTATATCTTGATGGAACAATATCTAATTGGTACATTCCAGGGCAATTTAACACCTTGCATTGGAAGCGTTTTGTTGGAATGATCTCCGTTCTTGATGTGAACAAAAAATAG